In a genomic window of Glycine max cultivar Williams 82 chromosome 13, Glycine_max_v4.0, whole genome shotgun sequence:
- the LOC100806163 gene encoding uncharacterized protein LOC100806163, with amino-acid sequence MLGIFSSSVVSPPEELVAAGSRTPSPKTTAGKLLNRFVENKASAVSLQVGEHVQLAYTHHNESPWHPRSFAVKDEIFCLFEGALDNLGSLRQQYGLAKSANEVVLVIEAYKALRDRAPYPANRVVCHLSGSFAFIVFDKSTSTLFVASDQAGKVPLYWGITADGYVAFADDADLLKGSCGKSLASFPQGCFYSTAVGGLRCYENPKNKITAIPAEEEEIWGAFFKVEGSAVLAGTE; translated from the exons atgttgggGATCTTCAGCAGTTCCGTGGTGTCGCCGCCGGAGGAGCTGGTGGCTGCCGGCAGCAGAACGCCGTCGCCGAAGACGACGGCGGGGAAGCTGCTGAACCGGTTCGTGGAGAACAAGGCGTCGGCGGTGTCGCTGCAGGTGGGAGAACACGTGCAGTTGGCTTACACGCACCACAACGAGTCACCGTGGCATCCCAG ATCATTTGCTGTTAAGGATGAGATATTCTGCTTGTTTGAGGGGGCTCTAGACAATTTGGGCAGCCTGAGACAACAGTATGGACTGGCCAAGTCAGCCAATGAAGTGGTTTTGGTGATTGAGGCTTACAAAGCTTTACGTGATCGAGCACCATACCCTGCCAATCGTGTTGTATGCCATCTCAGTGGGAGCTTTGCTTTCATAGTTTTTGACAAGTCCACTTCTACCCTTTTTGTGGCTTCT gaTCAAGCTGGTAAGGTTCCTCTTTATTGGGGAATCACAGCTGATGGATATGTAGCATTTGCTGATGATGCAGATTTGCTTAAAGGTTCTTGTGGCAAGTCACTTGCTTCTTTCCCTCAAG GGTGTTTCTACTCTACAGCAGTTGGAGGATTGAGATGCTATGAGAATCCAAAGAATAAGATTACTGCAATacctgctgaggaagaggaaatcTGGGGTGCATTCTTCAAG GTGGAAGGGTCAGCAGTCCTTGCAGGCACAGAGTAA
- the LOC100527685 gene encoding LOW QUALITY PROTEIN: uncharacterized protein (The sequence of the model RefSeq protein was modified relative to this genomic sequence to represent the inferred CDS: deleted 1 base in 1 codon) gives MGPKPGSDMKMNAIRSGIVVLGALAFGYLSIQIGFKPYLEKAQNQNALYESDPSLRKNHLQLSQNALRDNTLFGLREKEGFFCCPSCVLVIN, from the exons ATGGGTCCAAAACCAGGGTCAGACATGAAGATGAACGCGATTAGGTCAGGGATAGTGGTGCTGGGAGCGCTTGCATTCGGGTACTTGAGCATACAAATCGGCTTCAAGCCTTATCTCGAGAAAGCTCAGAACCAGAACGCGCTCTACGAATCTGACCCTTCT CTCAGGAAGAATCATCTTCAGCTTTCCCAGAACGCACTTCGTGACAACACTCTGTTTGGTTTaagagaaaaggaaggattTTTTTGTTGCCCCAGTTGTGTGTTGGTAATTAACTAG
- the NF-YC11 gene encoding nuclear transcription factor Y subunit C-3: MMKVHSNKMDQNKQGEAAEGGNIGHPAHGKNQEEQSNPMIAPTNPPKKKSLEEQLNDFWAAQREEAKMTTNFKTHSLPLSRIKKIIKTDKDVKMISAETPVVFAKACEMFIKELTIRAWANTEARKGKILSQRDLVSAISQTASFDFLDDIMPKDAGLPRTSIASTENAYLNMPPQQNVAGLPYDAPTMAFPNLNHHAPN, translated from the coding sequence ATGATGAAAGTCCATAGCAACAAAATGGATCAAAACAAGCAAGGTGAAGCAGCAGAAGGAGGGAATATTGGTCATCCAGCACATGGCAAGAACCAAGAAGAGCAATCTAACCCTATGATAGCACCTACAAATCCTCCCAAAAAGAAAAGCTTGGAGGAACAACTCAACGACTTCTGGGCAGCACAGCGCGAGGAAGCTAAGATGACCACTAATTTCAAGACTCACAGCTTGCCCTTGTCGAGGATTAAGAAGATCATTAAGACCGACAAGGATGTAAAGATGATATCTGCTGAGACTCCCGTGGTGTTTGCCAAAGCCTGTGAAATGTTCATCAAGGAGCTCACAATAAGGGCTTGGGCTAATACTGAGGCTCGCAAAGGGAAGATACTTTCCCAGCGTGACCTTGTATCCGCCATCTCCCAGACTGCTTCTTTTGATTTTCTCGATGATATTATGCCCAAGGATGCAGGCTTACCAAgaacaagcattgcttcaacAGAGAATGCTTATCTAAACATGCCACCTCAGCAGAATGTTGCAGGCCTTCCATATGATGCTCCAACCATGGCCTTTCCTAATCTAAACCATCATGCTCCCAATTAG
- the NF-YC09 gene encoding nuclear transcription factor Y subunit C-3: MDQNQHDRLAQEAQYQSNPMMAPTILPTQTYGHSLSSSYPRLHPYDPQAMYQLRQEPLQQQLTNFWAKKRQEIEETTSFKTHSLPLARIKKIMKGEEGVRMVSAEASVVFAKACEMFMMELTIRASGSAEENQRKIIKKCDVASAISRTDVFDFLVDIVSGHNKIMEQQGFVGIPRIGTALTPTENVPYYQMPPHQSLVPGPPYGSSGMVVGMPVHYQNHPGLQTPTMGPTPNPQNSSRDSDS, from the coding sequence ATGGATCAAAACCAGCATGATCGACTAGCACAAGAAGCACAATATCAATCTAACCCCATGATGGCACCTACCATACTTCCAACTCAGACATATGGTCATTCTCTTTCATCATCATACCCAAGACTACACCCATATGATCCCCAAGCCATGTACCAACTACGACAAGAACCCTTGCAACAACAACTAACCAACTTCTGGGCAAAAAAACGCCAGGAGATTGAGGAGACCACTAGTTTCAAGACTCATAGCTTGCCTTTGGCAAGGATTAAGAAGATTATGAAGGGTGAGGAGGGTGTGAGGATGGTATCAGCTGAGGCTTCTGTGGTGTTTGCCAAGGCCTGTGAAATGTTCATGATGGAGCTCACAATAAGGGCTTCAGGTAGTGCTGAGGAGAACCAAAGGAAGATAATTAAGAAGTGTGACGTTGCATCTGCAATCTCAAGGACAGATGTGTTTGATTTTCTGGTTGATATTGTCTCAGGGCACAACAAAATAATGGAGCAACAAGGGTTTGTAGGCATACCAAGAATTGGCACTGCTCTAACTCCAACAGAGAATGTTCCTTACTATCAGATGCCCCCTCATCAATCGCTTGTTCCGGGCCCTCCATATGGTTCTTCAGGAATGGTTGTGGGAATGCCTGTTCATTATCAAAATCATCCTGGGCTGCAAACTCCAACAATGGGGCCCACCCCCAATCCACAAAACTCTTCTCGTGATTCGGATTCCTGA
- the NF-YC10 gene encoding nuclear transcription factor Y subunit C-2, producing MQVHVYNNNAKMDQNQHVQPAQEAYGENQYQSNPVTTPTVLPTQTSDSSLSSSYPRQHPNDPQLEAMYELRQERLQQQLNNFWAKQCQEIQEATDLRTHSLPLARIKKIMKSDEDVKLVSAEAPVVFAKACEMFIMELTLRAWANVEEDQRKIIKKHDIASSISRADVFDFLIDTVPRPLENILDQQGFVGLPTSTVPTPLNDACYHNPPPQALVPGNPYGSPRIAVGMPILDQNHPGLQIHHFLTPMEPTPTPTPNPQNPSPSSDC from the exons ATGCAAGTCCACG TCTATAACAACAACGCTAAAATGGATCAAAACCAGCATGTTCAACCAGCACAAGAAGCATATGGCGAAAACCAATATCAATCTAACCCCGTGACGACACCTACCGTTCTTCCAACTCAGACATCTGATTCTTCTCTTTCATCATCCTACCCAAGACAGCACCCAAATGATCCCCAATTGGAAGCCATGTACGAGCTACGACAAGAACGCTTGCAACAACAACTCAACAACTTCTGGGCAAAACAGTGCCAGGAAATCCAGGAGGCCACTGATTTAAGGACTCACAGCTTGCCTTTGGCTAGGATTAAGAAGATTATGAAGTCTGATGAGGATGTAAAGCTGGTATCAGCTGAGGCTCCGGTGGTGTTTGCCAAGGCTTGTGAAATGTTCATTATGGAGCTCACTTTGAGGGCTTGGGCTAATGTTGAGGAGGACCAAAGGAAGATAATTAAGAAGCATGACATTGCATCTTCAATCTCAAGGGCAGATgtgtttgattttcttattgATACTGTCCCCAGGCCGCTTGAAAATATATTGGATCAACAAGGGTTTGTAGGCCTACCAACAAGCACTGTTCCAACTCCATTGAATGATGCTTGCTATCATAATCCCCCTCCTCAGGCGCTTGTTCCGGGCAATCCATATGGTTCTCCAAGAATAGCTGTGGGAATGCCTATTCTTGATCAAAATCATCCTGGGCTGCAAATCCATCATTTTCTAACTCCAATGGAGCCCACCCCCACCCCCACCCCCAATCCCCAAAACCCTTCTCCTAGTTCGGATTGTTGA